One Moorella sp. E308F DNA segment encodes these proteins:
- a CDS encoding endonuclease III domain-containing protein, whose protein sequence is METLSAKPGDLLPPGPDGVNKTEGIQARLIAIYKRLYNYFGPRHWWPADTPFEVIVGAILTQNVAWKNVEQAIANLKAAGLLDAEAMYRATAAELEPLIRPAGYYRTKAKKLKAFVEHLWQRYNGSLSAMFSRPLAELRPEILAIYGIGPETADAILCYAGNYPIMVMDAYTRRVFSRLGFFDEKITYQSMQEFFMANLPQDQYLYNEYHALIDGLANQLCRKNRPECSKCPLEDICPRVGVNI, encoded by the coding sequence ATGGAAACCTTATCAGCCAAGCCGGGCGATTTGTTACCGCCCGGACCGGACGGAGTTAACAAAACGGAAGGTATCCAGGCGCGGCTGATAGCCATATATAAAAGACTATATAATTATTTCGGCCCGCGCCACTGGTGGCCTGCCGATACACCCTTTGAAGTCATTGTCGGCGCCATCCTTACCCAGAACGTTGCCTGGAAGAACGTCGAGCAGGCGATAGCCAATCTCAAGGCGGCAGGGCTCCTCGATGCCGAAGCCATGTACAGGGCAACTGCGGCTGAACTGGAACCCCTCATCCGGCCGGCAGGATATTATCGTACCAAAGCTAAAAAGCTCAAGGCTTTTGTTGAACACCTGTGGCAACGGTATAACGGGTCCCTGTCCGCCATGTTTTCCCGACCCCTGGCGGAACTGCGTCCGGAGATACTGGCTATTTATGGTATCGGCCCGGAGACGGCCGACGCTATCCTCTGTTACGCCGGCAATTATCCCATCATGGTCATGGATGCCTACACGCGACGGGTATTTTCGCGGCTGGGCTTTTTTGATGAAAAGATAACCTATCAAAGCATGCAGGAGTTTTTTATGGCCAACCTGCCGCAAGACCAGTATCTCTACAATGAATATCACGCCCTGATTGACGGGTTGGCAAACCAGCTCTGCCGCAAAAACCGGCCCGAATGCTCAAAGTGTCCCCTTGAGGATATTTGTCCCCGAGTCGGGGTTAATATTTAA
- a CDS encoding 4Fe-4S dicluster domain-containing protein — protein MRSFKSEVAKIKFEVLREVAHLALTGRLESEIDRLPRALTDAGITRYRCCVYKERAILAERVKFALGFSPREVGEDERLGAVAEKSLAGHHITYPVLDIIEIACDRCPIDRYLVTDACRGCVAHFCVNTCPKKAITIVGRRAYIDQEKCVECGRCSRACYFHAIVEVSRPCERSCPAGAIKPGPNRNSVIDREFCTACGTCLTACPFGAIADKSQLPEVIRWLQAGEQVVAAVAPAIAGQFGPNVSVGQVLAALAELGFTATAEVARGADRVAALEAEEFSQTVAEKEWLASSCCPAFVSFVRKNYPDLADHLAPVPSPMVVLGRMLKAEAPSSKVVFIGPCVAKKEEALGPGTGIDAVLTFEELAALLAAREVDPAALNPISASAAPASVWGRGFPVSGGVAAAIEQALKEQGAAVEFKPVLASGLEECKRYLNLARAGKLPGNFLEGMACEGGCVGGPVALVGPRESARAVEKFYR, from the coding sequence ATGCGTTCATTCAAATCTGAAGTCGCCAAGATTAAATTTGAGGTGTTGCGGGAAGTAGCCCATCTTGCCCTCACGGGGAGGCTTGAGAGCGAAATAGACAGGCTCCCGCGCGCCCTTACTGATGCGGGCATAACCCGTTACCGTTGCTGTGTGTACAAGGAAAGGGCGATCCTGGCCGAACGGGTTAAGTTTGCCCTTGGTTTTTCACCCCGGGAAGTGGGCGAAGATGAACGCCTGGGAGCCGTTGCCGAAAAGAGCCTGGCCGGGCACCACATCACCTACCCGGTACTGGATATAATTGAGATAGCCTGTGATCGTTGTCCCATTGATCGTTACCTGGTCACCGATGCCTGCCGGGGCTGCGTCGCCCATTTTTGTGTAAACACCTGCCCGAAAAAAGCTATAACAATTGTTGGCCGCCGGGCCTATATCGATCAAGAAAAATGCGTTGAATGCGGGCGTTGCAGCCGGGCCTGTTACTTCCACGCCATTGTGGAGGTTAGCCGTCCCTGCGAGCGTTCTTGTCCGGCCGGGGCTATTAAACCCGGGCCCAACCGCAATTCGGTGATTGACCGCGAATTTTGCACCGCTTGCGGTACTTGCCTGACAGCATGCCCCTTTGGAGCTATTGCGGATAAGTCCCAGTTGCCGGAAGTGATTCGCTGGCTTCAAGCAGGCGAACAGGTTGTGGCCGCCGTGGCACCGGCGATTGCCGGCCAATTTGGCCCCAACGTGTCGGTAGGCCAGGTTTTGGCGGCCCTCGCCGAACTGGGTTTTACCGCTACTGCCGAGGTGGCCCGGGGGGCGGACCGGGTGGCTGCACTGGAAGCAGAAGAATTTAGCCAAACGGTGGCGGAAAAAGAGTGGCTGGCCAGTTCCTGTTGTCCCGCTTTTGTATCCTTCGTGCGGAAAAATTATCCGGACCTGGCTGATCACCTTGCCCCGGTCCCGTCACCAATGGTGGTCCTGGGCCGGATGCTTAAGGCTGAAGCTCCAAGCAGCAAAGTGGTATTTATAGGGCCATGCGTGGCCAAAAAGGAAGAGGCCCTCGGCCCTGGGACCGGCATCGACGCTGTGCTTACTTTTGAAGAGCTGGCAGCCTTACTCGCTGCCAGGGAAGTAGACCCCGCTGCTCTCAACCCGATTTCTGCGTCTGCCGCCCCAGCTTCAGTGTGGGGTCGGGGTTTCCCGGTAAGCGGGGGTGTTGCCGCAGCGATTGAACAAGCCCTCAAGGAACAGGGGGCTGCCGTCGAATTCAAACCTGTCCTGGCAAGCGGCCTGGAGGAATGTAAACGGTATCTAAACCTGGCCAGGGCAGGAAAACTGCCGGGGAACTTTTTAGAAGGTATGGCCTGCGAGGGAGGCTGTGTCGGCGGGCCAGTAGCTCTGGTCGGGCCGCGGGAAAGCGCCCGGGCAGTGGAAAAATTCTACCGCTGA
- a CDS encoding tetraprenyl-beta-curcumene synthase family protein produces the protein MPKATGNLVILGRLLFRAFPAVDRELKRWRHLAASTPEPELRQQALASLTLKKFHCQGGSVYATLSPRYRYGEQLLQAIVALQTISDYLDNLCDRAGVLDEKAFRQLHLAFTDALSPGTTRHDYYAGYPYCGDGGYLQALVRTCQQALMVLPGYKIVQEEILYLAGLYCRLQATKHIDTTRRQERLQSWLEPLLGQILTPIYWWELAAATGSTLGIFALMAAAAGEEVTSPEIARLKDAYLPWIGGLHILLDYFIDQQEDRQGGDLNFCAFYRDEEEAGQRLQFFLEKSLEKAQKLPDPAFHLLVVQGLPALYLSDAKVAGPKYLPTKEAVLRAAGSLSQKMYLLCKTLRRVGVI, from the coding sequence ATGCCAAAAGCAACAGGGAATCTAGTTATCCTGGGGCGCTTGCTTTTCCGGGCTTTTCCGGCGGTGGACAGGGAATTAAAGCGCTGGCGGCACCTGGCGGCCAGCACTCCGGAACCGGAACTAAGGCAGCAGGCCCTGGCGAGCCTTACCCTAAAGAAGTTCCACTGCCAGGGAGGGAGTGTCTATGCCACCTTGTCGCCCCGGTACCGGTATGGGGAGCAGCTCCTGCAGGCTATTGTAGCCCTGCAGACCATTAGTGACTACCTGGATAACCTCTGTGACCGGGCCGGTGTCCTGGATGAAAAGGCGTTTCGTCAGCTGCACCTCGCCTTTACCGATGCCCTGTCTCCCGGGACGACCCGGCACGACTATTATGCCGGCTACCCCTACTGCGGCGATGGCGGTTATCTCCAGGCCCTGGTCCGCACTTGCCAGCAGGCCCTGATGGTACTGCCGGGATATAAAATAGTACAGGAGGAAATCTTGTACCTGGCCGGCTTATACTGCCGCCTCCAGGCGACCAAGCATATAGACACAACCAGGCGGCAGGAACGGCTGCAATCCTGGCTGGAACCTTTACTGGGCCAAATACTCACGCCTATCTACTGGTGGGAACTGGCGGCAGCTACAGGCTCAACCCTGGGCATCTTTGCCCTTATGGCCGCTGCGGCCGGGGAAGAAGTAACGTCACCTGAGATAGCCAGGCTAAAAGACGCATACTTACCCTGGATCGGAGGTTTGCATATCCTGCTTGATTACTTTATCGACCAGCAGGAGGACCGGCAGGGGGGCGACCTAAATTTTTGCGCTTTCTACCGCGATGAAGAGGAAGCCGGGCAGCGGTTGCAGTTTTTCCTGGAAAAATCCCTAGAAAAGGCCCAAAAACTCCCTGACCCTGCCTTCCACCTGCTGGTCGTCCAGGGCCTGCCGGCCCTGTACCTTTCCGATGCCAAAGTAGCCGGGCCCAAGTATTTACCAACCAAGGAGGCGGTTCTCCGGGCTGCCGGCAGCTTATCTCAGAAAATGTATCTTCTTTGTAAAACCCTGCGGCGGGTTGGCGTAATTTAG
- a CDS encoding polyprenyl synthetase family protein translates to MLGAEIKAVLNEAVATPDPRLQRLLNHALTGGKGLRPTLVLLCARFGIHDTLEARQVAVAIELIHLASLIHDDVLDGATVRRSLPALHCLYGTVPAVLTGDYLFATAFGLLARSKKAVLTTVTEAIRSMCCGEIQQLTAAGPDINSYFTYIGQKTAALFSAACRCGGILCRLKRPQQNYLARFGWHLGLAYQIIDDYLDLFGSAARMGKPNRQDLARGILTLPVLRFLELSPEAAPWQEKINRGLTAVEIEELTAAARQLKCDEYTAATAGEQITLALEALDKLPANPVQEELALLAARTLDPLHELI, encoded by the coding sequence TTGCTAGGGGCGGAAATAAAAGCAGTCCTAAATGAAGCCGTTGCCACTCCGGATCCCCGGTTGCAGCGGCTCTTAAACCATGCCCTGACCGGCGGTAAGGGCCTGCGGCCAACTTTAGTTTTATTATGTGCCCGCTTCGGGATTCATGATACCCTGGAAGCCCGGCAAGTGGCGGTAGCCATAGAACTTATTCACCTGGCCTCCCTGATCCACGACGACGTCCTGGACGGGGCGACCGTCCGCCGCAGTCTGCCCGCTCTCCACTGCCTCTATGGGACAGTGCCGGCCGTCCTCACCGGTGATTACCTCTTTGCCACCGCCTTTGGTCTCCTGGCCAGAAGCAAAAAAGCCGTCCTCACCACGGTTACCGAAGCCATCCGTTCCATGTGCTGCGGGGAAATCCAGCAATTAACAGCTGCCGGCCCCGATATAAACTCCTATTTTACTTATATCGGCCAAAAAACGGCCGCCCTGTTCAGTGCCGCCTGCCGTTGCGGCGGCATCCTCTGCCGTTTAAAGCGCCCCCAGCAGAATTATTTGGCCCGGTTCGGCTGGCACCTGGGCCTGGCCTACCAGATAATCGACGATTACCTCGATCTTTTCGGCTCCGCTGCAAGGATGGGCAAACCCAACCGCCAGGACCTGGCCCGCGGCATCCTTACCCTCCCTGTTTTACGCTTTTTAGAGCTTTCTCCGGAAGCTGCGCCGTGGCAGGAAAAAATAAACCGCGGCCTGACGGCTGTGGAAATAGAGGAGCTCACTGCTGCCGCGCGGCAATTAAAATGTGATGAATATACGGCTGCCACAGCGGGAGAACAAATTACCCTGGCCCTGGAGGCCCTGGATAAACTACCGGCAAACCCGGTACAGGAAGAGCTGGCTTTACTGGCTGCCCGTACCCTGGACCCCCTGCATGAATTAATTTAA
- a CDS encoding CtsR family transcriptional regulator, which produces MEGKTLADRIENYIKWLLKSSADGIVELQRQELAERFTCVPSQISYVLSTRFTIERGYLVESRRGGGGYIRIARVPLNAEERLKDWVHEALGEYLSQEAAVELLERLGEEGLLTRREQLLLTAAINRQALPLELPRRDQVRACIMKAVILTLMRDDFPGAG; this is translated from the coding sequence ATGGAAGGTAAAACCCTGGCCGACCGGATAGAAAACTACATCAAGTGGCTGTTAAAAAGCAGTGCCGATGGCATAGTAGAGCTTCAGCGCCAGGAGCTGGCCGAGCGCTTTACCTGCGTACCTTCGCAGATCAGCTATGTCCTCAGCACCCGCTTTACCATAGAAAGGGGCTACCTGGTGGAAAGCCGCCGGGGTGGCGGTGGCTATATCCGCATTGCCCGGGTACCCCTAAATGCCGAGGAGCGGCTAAAAGATTGGGTGCACGAAGCCCTTGGTGAATACCTCTCTCAGGAGGCAGCCGTGGAGCTGCTGGAGCGCCTGGGGGAGGAGGGGTTGTTAACCCGGCGGGAGCAGCTGCTCCTGACGGCAGCCATCAACCGCCAGGCTTTACCCCTGGAACTACCCAGGCGCGACCAGGTACGGGCCTGCATTATGAAGGCTGTAATTTTAACCTTAATGCGCGATGATTTCCCTGGCGCAGGATAA
- a CDS encoding UvrB/UvrC motif-containing protein has protein sequence MLCERCQERPASVHVTRIINGDKTELYLCQECAREMQPQLDFSIPKFLAGLLDYDPGLEVKAPPAVERCRECGLSYEQFHQTGRLGCPDCYHYLAARLDPLIRRIQGSSQHRGKVPRRAGGNLRVRREIEKLRAQLQRLVEQEEFEKAAQVRDRIRDLENRLGEQGVGQ, from the coding sequence ATGCTTTGTGAACGATGCCAGGAGAGGCCGGCCAGTGTCCACGTTACCAGGATTATCAACGGCGATAAGACGGAGCTTTATCTCTGCCAGGAGTGTGCCCGGGAAATGCAGCCCCAGCTCGACTTTTCCATTCCCAAATTTTTAGCCGGGCTGCTGGATTATGACCCCGGCCTGGAGGTCAAAGCCCCGCCGGCAGTGGAACGCTGCCGCGAGTGCGGCCTGAGCTACGAGCAGTTCCACCAGACGGGGCGGCTGGGATGCCCGGACTGTTACCATTACCTGGCCGCGCGCCTGGATCCCCTCATCCGGCGCATCCAGGGCAGCAGCCAGCACCGCGGCAAAGTACCCCGCCGGGCCGGCGGCAATTTACGGGTGCGCCGGGAGATTGAAAAATTGCGGGCGCAGCTGCAGCGGCTGGTCGAGCAGGAAGAATTTGAAAAGGCCGCCCAGGTCCGGGACCGCATTCGCGATTTAGAAAATCGCCTGGGAGAACAGGGGGTCGGGCAATGA
- a CDS encoding protein arginine kinase, with amino-acid sequence MSLNLERSSKWMEGSGPQADIVISSRIRLARNLKGMPFPNLMNEAQEVKVIRQVSQAIRAPGVFQAVGELKLQTLRELSPVERQILVEKHLISPDLAEGKGEKAVVLRDDEAISIMVNEEDHLRLQCLLPALMLHEAWRLADAADDALENELDFAFDQERGYLTACPTNVGTGLRASTMLHLPALVLTKQAGQVLTALTKVGVTVRGLYGEGTEAQGNIFQVSNQITLGRSEEEIINNLSAVTVRLADQEREARELLRKQNRWQLEDRVGRAYGVLTNARVLSSQEALQLLSDVRLGVEMKILRGIDQRLINQLMVRIQPAYLQFTAGKEMTPFERDVRRAAMVREFLAG; translated from the coding sequence ATGAGTCTGAATTTAGAGCGCAGCAGCAAATGGATGGAAGGGTCCGGTCCCCAGGCCGACATCGTCATTTCCAGCCGCATCCGGCTGGCTCGTAACCTGAAGGGGATGCCCTTTCCCAATTTGATGAACGAAGCCCAGGAAGTGAAGGTTATCCGCCAGGTGAGCCAGGCCATCCGGGCGCCGGGGGTCTTCCAGGCCGTGGGTGAATTAAAGCTCCAGACCTTGCGAGAATTGTCGCCGGTAGAGCGGCAGATACTAGTGGAGAAACACCTCATCAGCCCGGACCTGGCGGAAGGTAAGGGAGAAAAGGCCGTAGTTTTACGGGATGATGAGGCCATCAGCATCATGGTCAATGAAGAAGACCACCTGCGCCTGCAGTGCCTTTTGCCGGCCCTGATGCTCCATGAAGCCTGGCGCCTGGCCGACGCCGCCGACGATGCCCTGGAAAACGAGCTGGACTTTGCCTTTGACCAGGAAAGGGGCTACCTTACCGCCTGTCCTACCAATGTCGGTACGGGCTTAAGGGCTTCCACCATGCTGCACCTGCCGGCCCTGGTGTTGACCAAGCAGGCCGGGCAGGTATTGACGGCCCTGACCAAGGTGGGAGTGACGGTCAGGGGCCTCTACGGCGAGGGCACGGAAGCCCAGGGCAATATCTTCCAGGTTTCCAATCAAATCACCCTGGGACGTTCTGAAGAAGAGATTATCAACAACCTTTCGGCGGTAACTGTGCGGCTGGCCGATCAGGAAAGGGAAGCCAGGGAATTGCTGCGCAAGCAAAACCGCTGGCAGCTGGAAGACCGCGTGGGCCGGGCCTACGGTGTCCTGACCAACGCCCGCGTCTTGAGCTCCCAGGAAGCCCTGCAGCTGCTTTCAGATGTCCGCCTGGGAGTGGAAATGAAAATTTTACGCGGCATCGACCAGCGGCTAATAAACCAGCTCATGGTGCGCATCCAGCCGGCTTACCTGCAGTTTACCGCCGGGAAAGAAATGACGCCCTTTGAGCGCGATGTGCGCCGGGCGGCCATGGTACGGGAATTTTTAGCAGGCTAG
- a CDS encoding ATP-dependent Clp protease ATP-binding subunit: MSPRFTERANRVLRLAQEEARALHHPAIGTEHILLGILREGDSVAARALASLGVNVKAVREEVRKIIRPGEAPAGGEIGLTPRAKRVLELANEEARRQGVNYVGTEHILLGLLEEGEGLAAQVLGGLGLSPEKIRQQVIALLGGAGGQPQAGGWTLVFGSLPFGMSGFPGGGAFQPMGAPGAVKMQPQRPGQTPTLDQFSRDLTRLAREDKLDPVIGREKEIERVIQILSRRTKNNPVLIGDPGVGKTAIVEGLAQKIVQNQVPEVLRDKRVVALDMSGMVAGTKYRGEFEERFKRVMDEVRDAGNVILFIDELHTLIGAGAAEGAIDAANILKPALARGELQTIGATTIDEYRKHIERDAALERRFQAVMVGEPTVEETIAILKGLRDRYEAHHRVKISDAALEAAARLSDRYITDRYLPDKAIDLVDEAASRVRLKVYTAPDDVKKLEARLEELEKEKAAAVHAQEFEKAAALRDEEKKIKEELEAKKGEWQKEKGLEKSVVTPEDIAQIVSSWTGIPVTQLAQEESERLLHLEDVLHQRVIGQDEAVHAVARAVRRARAGLKDPKRPIGSFIFLGPTGVGKTELARALAEALFGDEDAMIRFDMSEYMEKHTVSRLVGAPPGYVGYEESGQLTEAVRRRPYSVVLFDEIEKAHPDIFNVLLQVLDDGRLTDAKGRTVDFRNTVIIMTSNIGASTIKRESLGFKASTSEVAADSYDKMKKHIMEELRRTFRPEFLNRIDELIVFHALSRDDIKKIVDLMLADMNRRLEENKLSVEVTDEAKEILIKEGFDEAFGARPLRRAIQTLIEDQLSDEMLAGKIVPGDKVRAVARDGKIVLEKAA; encoded by the coding sequence ATGTCACCACGTTTTACCGAAAGGGCCAACCGGGTCTTGCGCCTGGCCCAGGAAGAAGCCAGGGCCTTGCATCACCCGGCCATTGGGACCGAACATATCCTGCTGGGTATCTTGCGGGAAGGCGACAGCGTCGCCGCCCGCGCCCTGGCCAGTTTGGGAGTGAATGTGAAAGCTGTACGTGAGGAAGTGCGTAAAATTATCCGGCCGGGGGAAGCCCCTGCCGGTGGGGAAATCGGCCTGACACCGCGGGCGAAAAGGGTCCTGGAGCTGGCCAATGAAGAAGCGCGGCGCCAGGGCGTAAACTATGTAGGCACAGAACATATCCTCTTAGGCCTGCTGGAAGAAGGCGAAGGCCTGGCGGCCCAGGTGCTGGGCGGGCTGGGCTTGAGCCCCGAGAAAATCCGCCAGCAGGTCATCGCCCTGCTGGGGGGTGCCGGCGGGCAGCCCCAGGCCGGCGGCTGGACCCTGGTTTTCGGCAGCCTGCCCTTCGGCATGAGCGGGTTCCCCGGAGGAGGGGCCTTCCAGCCCATGGGCGCCCCCGGGGCGGTCAAAATGCAGCCGCAGCGGCCGGGTCAGACGCCCACCCTGGACCAGTTCAGCCGGGACCTCACCCGCCTGGCCCGGGAAGACAAGCTGGACCCGGTCATCGGCCGGGAAAAAGAAATTGAACGCGTCATCCAGATTCTAAGCCGCCGGACGAAAAACAACCCCGTTTTAATCGGCGATCCCGGCGTGGGCAAGACGGCCATCGTTGAAGGCCTGGCCCAGAAGATAGTCCAGAACCAGGTACCGGAAGTCCTGCGGGACAAACGGGTGGTGGCCCTGGATATGTCCGGTATGGTGGCCGGCACCAAGTACCGGGGCGAGTTTGAAGAACGCTTCAAGCGGGTTATGGACGAAGTCCGCGACGCCGGCAACGTCATCCTCTTTATCGACGAGCTGCATACCCTCATCGGCGCCGGGGCCGCCGAGGGGGCCATCGACGCTGCCAACATCTTAAAGCCTGCCCTGGCCCGGGGCGAACTGCAGACCATCGGTGCTACCACCATTGACGAGTACCGCAAACACATCGAGCGGGACGCAGCCCTGGAGCGCCGTTTCCAGGCCGTTATGGTCGGCGAGCCCACGGTGGAGGAAACCATAGCCATCCTGAAGGGCCTGCGGGACCGCTATGAGGCCCACCACCGGGTGAAGATTTCCGATGCGGCCCTGGAGGCGGCGGCCAGGCTTTCCGACCGCTACATCACCGACCGCTACCTGCCGGATAAAGCCATCGACCTGGTTGACGAGGCTGCTTCCCGGGTGCGTCTCAAAGTCTACACGGCTCCCGACGACGTGAAAAAGCTGGAAGCACGCCTGGAAGAACTGGAGAAGGAAAAGGCGGCGGCCGTCCATGCCCAGGAGTTTGAAAAGGCGGCGGCCTTAAGGGACGAAGAAAAGAAAATAAAAGAGGAGTTAGAAGCCAAAAAGGGCGAGTGGCAGAAGGAAAAGGGCCTGGAGAAGTCCGTGGTGACGCCGGAGGACATCGCCCAGATTGTTTCCAGCTGGACGGGAATCCCGGTCACCCAGCTGGCCCAGGAGGAAAGCGAGCGGCTCCTCCACCTGGAGGATGTCCTGCACCAGCGGGTCATCGGCCAGGATGAGGCCGTCCACGCCGTTGCCCGGGCCGTGCGCCGCGCCCGGGCGGGCCTCAAAGACCCCAAGCGGCCCATCGGCTCTTTCATCTTCCTCGGCCCCACCGGCGTCGGCAAGACCGAGCTGGCCCGGGCCCTGGCCGAGGCCCTCTTCGGCGACGAGGACGCCATGATCCGCTTCGACATGTCCGAGTACATGGAGAAGCACACCGTCTCTCGGCTGGTGGGCGCCCCGCCCGGTTACGTCGGCTACGAGGAGAGCGGCCAGCTGACGGAGGCCGTCCGGCGCCGGCCCTACAGCGTGGTCCTCTTTGACGAGATCGAAAAGGCCCACCCGGACATCTTTAACGTGCTGCTGCAGGTCCTGGACGACGGCAGGCTCACGGACGCCAAGGGCCGCACCGTGGACTTCCGCAACACGGTGATTATCATGACCTCCAATATCGGCGCCAGCACCATCAAGCGGGAGAGCCTGGGCTTTAAAGCTTCCACCAGCGAAGTGGCGGCCGATTCTTACGACAAAATGAAGAAGCACATTATGGAAGAGCTGCGGCGGACCTTCCGGCCCGAGTTCCTGAACCGCATCGACGAGCTGATCGTCTTCCATGCCCTGTCCAGGGATGATATCAAAAAGATAGTCGACTTGATGCTGGCCGATATGAAC